TTTGAGTGATCATGCATTTCGCAAATGTTTACATATCATGAAAGAAGCCAGGGCAAAAAATATTACTGTTTCTCTCGACTTGAATTACAGAGCGTTACTCTGGCAAAATCAGAGTCCTCATACAATTAAAGAGCTGATGCCTTTTGTAAACGTTCTCATGGGAAATATCTGGTCTGTTGAGCAGTTCCTGAATATTCCCATTGAATATGAGCTTAACGGAAATTTTGATGATGAAAATCTTCTGAAACAGGCTGGAAAAACAGCTTTGGAAATCCGGAAACAATTTCCAAATGTAGAAAGTATTGCCAATACGTTCCGCTTTACAAATGGAGAACAGGTGAATTACTTTGCCACCTTATTTGCTGGTGAACAGCTTTTGATTTCAGAAAAATATAATGCAGACAAAATTGAAGAAAGAGTAGGAAGTGGTGATTCTTTCATGGCCGCTTTGGTTCATGGAATTTTAAAAGGAAATCCTGATCAGCAGATCCTTGAGGATGCCGCAAAAGTTGCTTTTAAAAAGCTTTTTGTAAAGGGAGATACCATTGATGAAAGCATTAATATCGAAAAATTATGAATGAAATAATACAGAAAATAAAAGACCATAAAATAGTTCCATTATTTTATAACGAATCGTTTGAAGTCTCAAAAAATATCATAAAAGCTTTATACGAAGCAGGAATCCGTGTAATAGAATACACCAACCGCGGTCATCAGGCATTGGAAAATTTTACAGAGCTGAAAGCAATTTCCCATACAGAATTTCCCGGTCTTTTGTTAGGAATTGGAACGGTAAAAAACATAGAGGAAATGGATGATTTTGCCAATGCAAAGGCAGATTTTATCATTACACCGGTTATCAGTGAAGCATTGGTGAAATATTCTTTCGAAAGAAATATCCTGCTGATTCCGGGCTGCTTTACCCCTTCTGATATCAATATCGCGTATCAGAACGGTTTAAGACTGGTTAAAATATTTCCGGCAGACGCTTTAGGAAAGAATTACATCAAATCTGTGAAACCTGTTTTTCCGGGAATGAATTTTATGCCAACCGGAGGAATCCATGCTGATTATAAAGATATCACGGAATGGCTCAATGGTGGTGCCATAGCAGTAGGACTGGGCAGTTCGCTCATCGGAAAAGATTTTAATGAAGAAGAACTGACTCTGAAAACAAAGGATTTATTACAACAACTTAATCATAACTAAATGCAGACCCCTCACAACCGAAATATAAGATGGTGGATGCTGTCTCTCGTTTTTCTCGCCACTACGATCAATTATCTTGACCGTCAGGTAATGGGTTTGCTGAAACCTGTTCTGGAAAAAGAATTCAGCTGGGATGAAAAAGATTACAGCTATATTGTAATGGCATTTACCACTACTTATGCTATCGGATACATGGCCATGGGAAGGTTTATAGACAAGGTGGGAACAAAAATCGGGTATGCTGTTTCCCTTATTGTATGGAGCTTTGCCTCTATAGGACATGGGTTTGTCAAAAGTACAGTAGGATTTATCATAGCGAGAAGTACGTTGGGAATCAGTGAAGCCGGAAACTTTCCTGCCGCCATCAAATCTGTGGCTGAATGGTTCCCAAAAAAGGAAAGGGCATTGGCAACAGGGATTTTCAACTCGGGAGCAACTGTAGGAGCTATTTTAGCACCGCTGCTGGTTCCTTTCATTCTCGGGCATTACGGCTGGAGGCAGACTTTTGTGTGGATTGGTGCTTTGGGTATGGTTTGGATTATCCTTTGGTGGAAATTCTATGCCGTACCGGAAAAAACAAAAAACCTCAGCAAAGAAGAACTTCAATACATAAAAAGTGATCAGGCTGAAAAAACAGAGGAGAAAACCAAAATTC
The window above is part of the Chryseobacterium sp. MA9 genome. Proteins encoded here:
- a CDS encoding sugar kinase; translated protein: MKSNTMQDLSKILCFGELLLHFAPDSEGNWLNEQSLKIYVGGAEYNVAAALSQWENSVKLLTALPENFVGNQLEFQLKNKGIEVLAGKTQGRIGTFYLSSDGDMQNASVVYDRFPSVFTQSDFEAFSDEEIFSDVKWLHISTITPALSDHAFRKCLHIMKEARAKNITVSLDLNYRALLWQNQSPHTIKELMPFVNVLMGNIWSVEQFLNIPIEYELNGNFDDENLLKQAGKTALEIRKQFPNVESIANTFRFTNGEQVNYFATLFAGEQLLISEKYNADKIEERVGSGDSFMAALVHGILKGNPDQQILEDAAKVAFKKLFVKGDTIDESINIEKL
- a CDS encoding MFS transporter; protein product: MQTPHNRNIRWWMLSLVFLATTINYLDRQVMGLLKPVLEKEFSWDEKDYSYIVMAFTTTYAIGYMAMGRFIDKVGTKIGYAVSLIVWSFASIGHGFVKSTVGFIIARSTLGISEAGNFPAAIKSVAEWFPKKERALATGIFNSGATVGAILAPLLVPFILGHYGWRQTFVWIGALGMVWIILWWKFYAVPEKTKNLSKEELQYIKSDQAEKTEEKTKIPLSELLKYKVTWSFAIGKILTDPIWYFFMFWLPAYFSDVFKMDLTKPSLPLIIIYSGTTIGSIGGGYLSSFLIKKGWAIGRARSFTMLLFALMVVPVMFSKYVDNMWLITLIIALATAAHQGWGANLMTTVGDHLPNHYVSSVIGFGGMLGSAAGIIFPLFIGIVLDTFKKSGNINGGYNIIFFIAGISYITAWGLIKIINRRKTV
- a CDS encoding bifunctional 4-hydroxy-2-oxoglutarate aldolase/2-dehydro-3-deoxy-phosphogluconate aldolase, with translation MNEIIQKIKDHKIVPLFYNESFEVSKNIIKALYEAGIRVIEYTNRGHQALENFTELKAISHTEFPGLLLGIGTVKNIEEMDDFANAKADFIITPVISEALVKYSFERNILLIPGCFTPSDINIAYQNGLRLVKIFPADALGKNYIKSVKPVFPGMNFMPTGGIHADYKDITEWLNGGAIAVGLGSSLIGKDFNEEELTLKTKDLLQQLNHN